The following proteins are encoded in a genomic region of Haloarcula salinisoli:
- the lysX gene encoding lysine biosynthesis protein LysX yields the protein MNIGLLYSRIRKDEKLLLSELRERDHDITKIDVRKQQFNISEAPDSFSDLDIVVDRCLSTSRSVYATKFAEAYDVPVVNGPDVAEVCADKVKNSLALVEAGVPTPDTDVAFTKDAALDSIEDFGYPCVLKPVVGSWGRLMAKIDSRDAAEAILEHKETLGHYEHKIFYVQEFVDKPGRDIRVLAVDGEPVAAMVRSSDHWLTNAAKGAETDTFELDDRALELVEKASAAVGGGLLGIDLMETGVDEESGEFEDYTVHEVNHTVEFKALNDVSDVDVPSEVVDWLESKAQSGSGPETPA from the coding sequence ATGAACATCGGACTCCTCTACTCGCGTATCCGCAAGGACGAGAAGCTCCTGCTCTCGGAACTGCGCGAGCGCGACCACGATATCACGAAGATAGACGTTCGCAAACAGCAGTTCAACATCAGCGAGGCCCCCGACTCCTTTTCGGACCTCGACATCGTCGTCGACCGCTGCTTATCGACCTCTCGCAGCGTCTACGCGACGAAGTTCGCCGAGGCCTACGACGTGCCCGTCGTCAACGGCCCCGACGTGGCCGAGGTCTGTGCGGACAAGGTCAAGAACAGCCTCGCCTTAGTCGAGGCTGGCGTCCCGACGCCGGATACGGACGTGGCCTTCACGAAAGACGCCGCCCTCGACTCCATCGAGGACTTTGGCTACCCCTGTGTCCTCAAACCCGTCGTCGGCTCCTGGGGTCGCCTGATGGCGAAAATCGACTCCCGCGACGCCGCCGAGGCCATCCTGGAGCACAAGGAGACGCTGGGCCACTACGAGCACAAGATATTCTACGTCCAGGAGTTCGTCGACAAGCCCGGCCGGGACATCCGCGTGCTGGCCGTCGACGGCGAGCCGGTCGCCGCGATGGTCCGGTCGTCGGACCACTGGCTCACCAACGCCGCGAAGGGCGCCGAGACCGACACCTTCGAACTGGACGACCGCGCGCTCGAACTGGTCGAGAAGGCGAGCGCGGCAGTCGGCGGCGGTCTTCTGGGTATCGACCTGATGGAAACAGGGGTCGACGAAGAGAGCGGCGAGTTCGAGGACTACACGGTCCACGAAGTCAACCACACCGTCGAGTTCAAGGCCCTCAACGACGTCAGCGACGTGGACGTACCCAGCGAGGTCGTCGACTGGCTCGAATCGAAGGCACAAAGCGGGAGCGGCCCAGAGACACCAGCATGA
- a CDS encoding argininosuccinate synthase produces the protein MTDGNGTVALAFSGGLDTTVCVSLLKEEYGYDEVIGVTVDVGQPDYEFEEAEETAEALGVEQYVVDAKEEFADLCLKAVKANADYQGYPLGTALARPVIAKAILSVAEEEGCDGIAHGCTGKGNDQLRFEAIWRDSDLEVIAPVRELGLTREWENEYAREQGLPVEGGDGGRYSIDTNLWSRSIEGSELEDPAEIPSDDIYKWTENPSGKDPELVEITFEDGEPVAVDGDELGSVELVEQLNEQAGAHGIGRTDMMEDRMLGLKVRENYEHPAATVLLTAHEALEGLVLTQEERQFKAQVDQQWSQKAYEGLVDAPLTGALEAFIDDTNERVTGTVTVKMEGGHCRPVSRESEYAVYSESAASFDEEAITGGITQQDATGVAKYHGFQSRLANDILEDVKAGKPAADGGSEADHDSEE, from the coding sequence ATGACAGACGGAAACGGCACCGTCGCGCTCGCCTTCTCGGGCGGGCTCGACACCACGGTCTGCGTATCGCTGCTCAAAGAGGAGTACGGCTACGACGAGGTCATCGGCGTCACGGTCGACGTCGGCCAGCCCGACTACGAGTTCGAGGAGGCCGAGGAGACCGCGGAGGCACTCGGCGTCGAGCAGTACGTCGTCGACGCGAAAGAAGAGTTCGCGGACCTCTGCCTGAAGGCCGTGAAGGCCAACGCCGACTACCAGGGCTACCCGCTGGGCACCGCGCTCGCCCGCCCCGTCATCGCGAAGGCCATCCTCTCGGTCGCCGAGGAAGAGGGCTGTGACGGCATCGCCCACGGCTGTACCGGCAAGGGCAACGACCAGCTGCGCTTCGAGGCTATCTGGCGCGACTCGGACCTGGAGGTCATCGCCCCGGTGCGCGAACTCGGCCTGACCCGCGAGTGGGAGAACGAGTACGCCCGCGAGCAGGGCCTGCCCGTCGAGGGCGGCGACGGCGGCCGCTACTCCATCGACACGAACCTCTGGAGCCGCTCCATCGAGGGCTCCGAACTCGAGGACCCCGCAGAGATTCCCTCCGACGACATCTACAAGTGGACCGAGAACCCCTCGGGCAAGGACCCCGAACTCGTCGAGATCACCTTCGAGGACGGCGAGCCGGTCGCCGTCGACGGCGACGAACTGGGCTCGGTCGAGCTGGTCGAACAGCTCAACGAGCAGGCCGGCGCTCACGGCATCGGCCGCACGGACATGATGGAAGACCGCATGCTGGGGCTCAAGGTCCGCGAGAACTACGAACACCCCGCCGCGACCGTGCTCCTGACCGCCCACGAGGCGCTGGAAGGGCTCGTCCTCACGCAGGAAGAGCGCCAGTTCAAGGCCCAGGTCGACCAGCAGTGGTCCCAGAAGGCCTACGAGGGGCTCGTCGACGCGCCCCTGACCGGCGCGCTGGAGGCCTTCATCGACGACACGAACGAGCGCGTCACCGGCACGGTGACCGTGAAGATGGAGGGCGGCCACTGCCGCCCGGTCTCCCGGGAATCCGAGTATGCCGTCTACAGCGAGTCCGCCGCGTCCTTCGACGAGGAAGCCATCACCGGTGGGATTACCCAGCAGGACGCCACCGGCGTCGCGAAGTACCACGGCTTCCAGTCCCGTCTGGCCAACGACATCCTCGAAGACGTGAAAGCTGGTAAGCCCGCCGCAGACGGTGGCAGCGAGGCCGACCACGACTCGGAGGAATAA
- the lysW gene encoding lysine biosynthesis protein LysW gives MADCIECGAEVSLHDSLEVGEIVDCATCGAELEVIGTDPVELDSAPELEEDWGE, from the coding sequence ATGGCAGACTGCATCGAGTGCGGGGCGGAGGTCTCCCTGCACGACAGCCTCGAAGTCGGAGAGATCGTCGACTGTGCGACCTGTGGTGCCGAGCTCGAAGTCATCGGTACCGACCCCGTCGAGCTCGACAGCGCCCCCGAGCTCGAAGAGGACTGGGGTGAGTGA
- the argH gene encoding argininosuccinate lyase: MSEEHEADNRSAGDQTAVRRDRFSGGPARSFLSSLSDDERIFGADLAVDRAHVVMLVEQDIVGAETAGEILAALDDIEDAGHGELPDGEDVHEAIESAVIDRVGQSGGKMHTARSRNDEVAACIRYRLRSDVLELLETLVGAREQLLDVARAETETVMPGYTHLQPAQPTTVAHWICSYEQALQRDTARLFDAYERVNQNPLGAAAFAGTPFDVDRERTAELLGFDSVAENSMDASATRDFLVEVTGAVAGLATTLSQLAEDVVVMASKGHVELDDDYASTSSIMPQKKNPDTLELVRGRTGDATAGLNGLLTNLKGQPRAYNRDLQRAGHHAWDAIDSVTESVEVAAGAVATADWPADRLEAAATEGFATATGVADLLAMAGVPFRTAHEVVAEVAADLDPDEDAPDYDALSAVAEDVLGDPLSEYVDREAVEAALDPAESVAMRDSRGGPAPEAVAAQLLAADDVLASHSEQLDAAEATVSGARDRLQTEVEEYV; encoded by the coding sequence ATGAGCGAGGAGCACGAGGCCGACAATCGGTCAGCCGGCGACCAGACCGCCGTCCGCCGCGACCGCTTCAGCGGCGGCCCCGCCCGCTCGTTTCTCTCCTCGCTTTCCGACGACGAGCGCATCTTCGGGGCGGACCTGGCCGTCGACCGCGCACACGTGGTGATGCTCGTCGAGCAGGACATCGTCGGCGCGGAGACCGCCGGCGAGATTCTGGCCGCCCTCGACGACATCGAGGACGCGGGCCACGGCGAACTGCCGGACGGCGAGGACGTCCACGAGGCCATCGAGAGCGCGGTTATCGACCGCGTCGGGCAGTCGGGCGGGAAGATGCACACCGCCCGGTCGCGCAACGACGAGGTCGCGGCCTGCATCCGCTACCGCCTGCGCTCGGACGTGCTCGAACTCCTCGAGACCCTCGTGGGCGCCCGCGAGCAGTTGCTCGACGTCGCTCGCGCCGAGACCGAGACGGTGATGCCGGGCTATACGCATCTCCAGCCCGCCCAGCCGACGACCGTGGCTCACTGGATATGCTCCTACGAGCAGGCCCTGCAACGGGACACGGCGCGACTGTTCGACGCCTACGAGCGGGTCAACCAGAACCCGCTGGGCGCGGCCGCCTTCGCCGGGACGCCCTTCGACGTGGACCGCGAGCGCACGGCGGAGCTGCTCGGGTTCGATTCGGTGGCGGAGAACTCCATGGACGCCTCGGCGACCCGTGACTTCCTCGTCGAGGTGACGGGCGCCGTCGCCGGCCTGGCGACGACCCTCTCACAGCTGGCAGAGGACGTCGTCGTGATGGCAAGCAAGGGCCACGTCGAACTCGACGACGACTACGCCTCGACGAGTTCTATCATGCCCCAGAAGAAGAATCCCGACACGCTGGAGCTCGTTCGCGGGCGCACGGGCGACGCGACCGCGGGACTCAACGGGCTACTGACCAACCTCAAGGGCCAGCCCCGCGCGTACAATCGCGACCTGCAGCGGGCGGGTCACCACGCCTGGGACGCCATCGACAGCGTCACGGAGAGCGTCGAAGTCGCGGCGGGTGCGGTGGCGACGGCCGACTGGCCCGCCGACCGGCTCGAAGCCGCAGCGACCGAGGGCTTTGCCACCGCGACCGGGGTCGCGGACCTGCTGGCGATGGCCGGCGTGCCGTTCCGCACCGCACACGAGGTTGTTGCCGAGGTCGCTGCCGACCTCGACCCCGACGAGGACGCCCCCGACTACGACGCGCTCTCGGCCGTCGCCGAGGACGTGCTGGGCGACCCACTCTCCGAGTACGTCGACCGCGAGGCCGTCGAGGCCGCGCTGGACCCCGCCGAGAGCGTCGCGATGCGGGACTCCAGAGGCGGCCCGGCCCCCGAGGCGGTCGCGGCACAGCTCTTGGCGGCCGACGACGTGTTGGCGAGCCACAGTGAACAGCTCGACGCGGCCGAGGCGACGGTCTCCGGCGCACGTGACCGTCTACAGACGGAGGTCGAGGAGTATGTCTGA
- a CDS encoding DUF7345 domain-containing protein: MRVRQTLLTSVVLAAVLVGAAVAPAGAAQTGDAPDESLTVDIAADGDAAVTVVSTFDLDDESEQAAFDELRSNETARDAYAARQTARWRSLANDTSARTDREMAVTNSSLSLSRTNATGVATFSVTWAGLAAAEDGMLTFGEPFASTESLDRKLVVVVPERYQVTSVSPGPANNSDGRLVYAADAELDGLSIVATSTTAPTGTPAPSPTSTTGGTTSGSGPGFGAVGALAALAMAGLLAGRHR; this comes from the coding sequence ATGCGTGTCAGACAGACGCTGCTGACGAGTGTTGTGCTCGCGGCCGTGCTGGTCGGAGCGGCCGTGGCGCCGGCCGGTGCGGCCCAGACCGGTGACGCCCCAGACGAGTCGTTGACTGTCGACATCGCTGCCGACGGTGACGCGGCGGTAACGGTCGTCTCGACGTTCGACCTGGACGACGAGAGCGAGCAGGCCGCCTTCGACGAGCTCCGCAGCAACGAGACGGCCCGGGACGCCTACGCGGCGCGACAGACGGCCCGCTGGCGCTCGCTCGCAAACGACACGTCGGCGCGGACCGACCGCGAGATGGCCGTGACCAACAGCTCGCTGTCGCTGTCGCGGACGAACGCGACCGGCGTCGCGACCTTCTCGGTCACGTGGGCGGGGCTCGCGGCGGCCGAAGACGGGATGCTGACGTTCGGTGAGCCCTTCGCCAGCACCGAATCGCTCGACCGGAAGCTCGTCGTCGTCGTCCCGGAGCGCTATCAGGTGACGAGCGTCTCGCCCGGCCCGGCAAACAACAGTGACGGTCGGCTCGTCTACGCGGCCGACGCGGAGCTGGACGGGCTCAGCATCGTCGCCACGTCGACGACCGCGCCAACCGGCACGCCAGCGCCGAGCCCGACGTCGACCACGGGCGGGACGACAAGCGGGAGCGGCCCCGGGTTCGGTGCCGTCGGGGCGCTCGCCGCACTGGCTATGGCTGGACTGCTAGCCGGCCGCCACAGGTGA
- a CDS encoding aspartate aminotransferase family protein — protein sequence MSGFVFNEKPIQIERGDGAYVYDDSGTEYLDMGASYACVPLGHGHEAVQSAVAEQLEKITYVQASYPNAERTALYDLLADTAPDPIDKTWLCNSGTEANEAALKFARSATGNSKIVATMQGFHGRTMGALATTWKNKYKKPYEPLIGDVEFVPYDDADALDEAVDEDTAAFIVEPVQGEGGINPTSPGYLEAAREITEDAGAALIFDEVQTGMGRTGALWNSQRADVAPDMITSAKGLGNGLPIGATLCRDWIAENYGSHASTFSGGPVISAAAGATVSTIVEDDVPENAAAMGEYLQTELEAAIGDEVRDIRGEGLMIGVEVGRGANKALKQLALNHGILALPAGRTVVRLLPPLTIEESHADEVVEAMTEVVG from the coding sequence GTGAGCGGCTTCGTCTTCAACGAGAAGCCGATTCAGATAGAACGCGGCGACGGCGCCTACGTCTACGACGACAGCGGCACCGAATACCTCGATATGGGCGCTTCGTACGCGTGTGTCCCGCTGGGCCACGGCCACGAGGCCGTCCAATCGGCCGTCGCCGAGCAACTGGAGAAGATAACCTACGTGCAGGCCTCCTACCCCAACGCCGAGCGGACGGCGCTGTACGACCTGCTCGCGGACACCGCGCCCGACCCCATCGACAAGACCTGGCTCTGCAACTCGGGGACCGAAGCCAACGAAGCGGCGCTCAAATTCGCGCGTTCGGCGACGGGCAACTCGAAGATCGTCGCGACGATGCAGGGCTTTCACGGCCGCACCATGGGGGCGCTCGCGACCACCTGGAAGAACAAGTACAAAAAGCCCTACGAGCCGCTCATCGGCGACGTGGAGTTTGTCCCCTACGACGACGCCGACGCACTCGACGAGGCCGTCGACGAGGACACCGCGGCGTTCATCGTCGAACCCGTCCAGGGCGAAGGCGGCATCAACCCGACCTCGCCGGGCTATCTCGAAGCGGCCCGCGAGATTACCGAAGACGCCGGCGCGGCGCTCATCTTCGACGAGGTCCAGACCGGGATGGGTAGAACGGGAGCGCTGTGGAACTCCCAGCGGGCCGACGTCGCCCCCGACATGATAACGTCGGCCAAGGGGCTGGGCAACGGTCTGCCCATCGGCGCGACGCTGTGTCGGGACTGGATCGCGGAGAACTACGGTTCCCACGCCTCGACGTTTTCCGGCGGCCCGGTCATCTCCGCGGCCGCCGGCGCGACCGTCTCGACTATCGTCGAGGACGATGTCCCCGAGAACGCCGCCGCGATGGGCGAGTACCTCCAGACCGAACTGGAAGCCGCTATCGGCGACGAGGTCCGGGACATCCGCGGTGAGGGTCTGATGATAGGCGTCGAGGTGGGCCGCGGCGCGAACAAGGCGCTCAAGCAACTCGCGCTGAACCACGGTATCCTCGCGCTGCCGGCCGGTCGAACGGTCGTGCGCCTGCTCCCGCCCCTGACCATCGAAGAGTCACATGCCGACGAGGTTGTCGAAGCGATGACGGAGGTCGTGGGATGA
- a CDS encoding [LysW]-lysine hydrolase codes for MSEAVATEADGEARELLEDVVRIPSVSRNEGEAAERLKAFFDAHDREVWIDEVGNVRAPADDGVLLTSHIDTVPGDIPVRIEETDDGEVLWGRGSVDAKGPLCSMAVAAVRTGASFVGVVREEVDSTGGRYLVEDRESEPDAVINGEPSGWEGITLGYRGLLGGTYVATSESGHSSRPENNAIQDAIDWWAAVEDEFAKDEWHPVFERVTCKPVDFRGGTSDDGLSVEATMQVQLRVPPEYSTDEIREMADGHLGNGTVNWDDKVEPVMQSPRTSVARAFRAAIRDHDGDPTLLRKTGTSDMNVYARAWDCPMVTYGPGDSDLDHAPNEHIDLAEYDRAVSVLTDVTERLL; via the coding sequence ATGAGCGAGGCTGTCGCCACCGAGGCCGACGGCGAGGCCCGCGAACTGCTGGAAGACGTCGTCCGAATCCCGTCGGTCTCGCGCAACGAGGGCGAGGCCGCCGAACGGCTCAAAGCGTTCTTCGACGCTCACGACCGCGAGGTGTGGATAGACGAGGTCGGCAACGTCCGCGCGCCCGCGGACGACGGCGTGCTCCTCACGTCGCACATCGACACCGTCCCGGGCGACATTCCGGTCCGCATCGAGGAGACCGACGACGGCGAGGTGCTGTGGGGCCGTGGCTCCGTCGACGCGAAGGGGCCGCTCTGCTCGATGGCCGTCGCCGCCGTCCGCACCGGCGCTTCCTTCGTCGGCGTCGTCCGCGAGGAGGTCGACTCCACAGGGGGTCGCTATCTCGTCGAAGACCGCGAGAGCGAGCCCGACGCCGTCATCAACGGCGAACCCTCCGGCTGGGAGGGTATCACGCTGGGTTATCGGGGCCTGCTCGGTGGGACCTACGTCGCCACCAGCGAGTCCGGCCACTCCTCGCGCCCGGAGAACAACGCCATCCAGGACGCGATAGACTGGTGGGCCGCGGTGGAAGACGAGTTCGCCAAGGACGAGTGGCACCCCGTCTTCGAACGGGTCACCTGCAAGCCCGTCGACTTCCGCGGTGGGACCTCCGATGACGGCCTCTCCGTCGAGGCGACGATGCAGGTCCAGCTCCGGGTGCCCCCGGAGTATTCGACCGACGAAATCCGTGAGATGGCCGATGGCCACCTGGGCAACGGCACCGTCAACTGGGACGACAAGGTCGAACCCGTCATGCAGAGCCCCCGAACCAGCGTCGCGCGGGCGTTCCGGGCGGCCATCCGGGACCACGACGGCGACCCGACCTTGCTCCGGAAGACCGGGACCAGCGACATGAACGTCTACGCGCGGGCCTGGGACTGCCCGATGGTGACCTACGGGCCCGGCGACTCCGACCTCGACCACGCGCCCAACGAACACATCGACCTCGCGGAGTACGACCGCGCGGTGAGCGTCCTCACGGACGTGACCGAACGCCTGCTGTAA
- a CDS encoding DUF7096 domain-containing protein: MRRPTSAVLALLLVVSTVAAVPMVMAQQTETETNQTSENDTAAPGAQLAAVVAVGDAELDGEVDSRAYDIRVDRANSSAAKAAVVADQLNRTSERLGELEQRRQQLEQARDNGSMSEGEYRSRVAALHAESKNAQRLVNQTNETASELPAETLEENGVNVDAIRALSDRAANLTGPETAEIARSIAGDKAGKNIGAGEAADRGAGDRTEAGDGNRTSGGDRGDTDGSTAGDTDRSGTQDGTESANETTSPGSQP; this comes from the coding sequence ATGAGACGACCCACTTCCGCTGTGCTGGCGCTCCTGCTCGTGGTGAGCACCGTGGCCGCCGTGCCGATGGTCATGGCACAGCAGACCGAAACGGAGACCAATCAGACCAGCGAGAACGACACCGCCGCCCCGGGCGCCCAGCTCGCCGCCGTCGTCGCCGTCGGTGACGCGGAACTCGACGGTGAAGTCGACTCACGCGCCTACGACATCCGCGTCGACCGGGCGAACAGCTCGGCCGCGAAGGCCGCCGTCGTGGCCGACCAGCTCAACCGGACGAGCGAGCGCCTCGGCGAGCTCGAACAGCGGCGCCAGCAGCTCGAACAGGCCCGCGACAACGGCTCGATGAGCGAGGGCGAGTACCGGTCCCGCGTCGCCGCGCTCCACGCCGAGAGCAAGAACGCCCAGCGACTCGTCAACCAGACCAACGAGACGGCGAGTGAACTCCCCGCCGAGACGCTCGAGGAAAACGGCGTCAACGTCGACGCCATCCGAGCGCTCTCGGACCGCGCGGCGAACCTGACCGGTCCGGAGACGGCCGAAATTGCCCGTTCCATCGCTGGTGACAAGGCGGGCAAGAACATCGGTGCCGGCGAGGCCGCGGACCGCGGCGCGGGTGACCGGACCGAAGCGGGTGACGGGAACCGGACCAGCGGTGGCGACCGAGGCGACACTGACGGCTCGACGGCCGGCGACACCGACCGCTCGGGCACTCAGGACGGTACCGAGTCGGCCAATGAGACTACAAGCCCCGGCTCCCAACCCTAG
- the argF gene encoding ornithine carbamoyltransferase encodes MHLLDVDDLTTDELTAVLDRAAAIKGPDGEDASDLLDQQTLGMIFEKPSTRTRVSFETGMTQLGGHAIFLGPDDIHLGHGEPVKDTARALARYVDFIMARVYDHEDVEGLAEYSDVPVINALTDDAHPCQTLADLLTVREQFGGFDDVSVAWVGDGNNVCQSFVLGAAMVDLDLTVATPEGYEVDDDVLDRAGELGTAPETTHDPEAAVDGADVVYTDVFVSMGQEDKREAKLAEFDGFQVTTDLLGDRKLMHCLPAHRGEEVTDDAIESENAVVWDQAENRLHAQKGLLAWLARNRTE; translated from the coding sequence ATGCACCTACTCGACGTCGACGACCTCACGACAGACGAACTGACCGCCGTGCTGGACCGCGCTGCCGCCATCAAGGGTCCGGACGGCGAGGACGCCAGTGACCTGCTCGACCAGCAGACGCTGGGGATGATATTCGAGAAACCCTCGACACGCACCCGTGTCTCCTTCGAGACGGGCATGACACAGCTGGGCGGTCACGCCATCTTCCTGGGTCCCGACGACATCCACCTGGGCCACGGCGAGCCGGTCAAGGACACCGCCCGCGCGCTGGCGCGGTACGTCGATTTCATCATGGCTCGCGTCTACGACCACGAGGACGTCGAGGGGCTGGCCGAGTACAGCGACGTCCCGGTCATCAACGCCCTGACCGACGACGCCCACCCCTGCCAGACGCTCGCGGATCTGCTGACTGTGCGCGAACAGTTCGGCGGCTTCGACGACGTCTCCGTGGCCTGGGTCGGCGACGGCAACAACGTCTGCCAGTCGTTCGTCCTGGGCGCGGCGATGGTCGACCTCGACCTCACCGTGGCCACGCCCGAGGGGTACGAGGTCGACGACGACGTGCTCGACCGGGCTGGCGAGCTCGGCACCGCCCCCGAGACGACCCACGACCCCGAAGCCGCCGTCGACGGCGCCGACGTGGTGTACACTGACGTCTTCGTCAGCATGGGCCAGGAGGACAAACGCGAGGCAAAACTCGCGGAGTTCGACGGCTTCCAGGTCACGACCGACCTGCTTGGCGACCGCAAACTGATGCACTGCCTGCCCGCCCACCGCGGCGAGGAGGTCACCGACGACGCCATCGAGTCCGAGAACGCGGTGGTGTGGGACCAGGCGGAAAACCGGCTGCACGCCCAGAAGGGACTGTTGGCGTGGCTGGCGCGGAACCGAACGGAGTGA
- the argC gene encoding N-acetyl-gamma-glutamyl-phosphate reductase, whose protein sequence is MTYSASVVGGSGFTGGELLRLIDGHPEFELAQATSRSKENKTIGNTHPNLRHSEVRFSDPAELESVNVLFAATPHGVSMEQIDAFQDAADTVVDLSADFRLDSEAQYDEWYDGHTRPELLADSEYALPELNRENLAGADLIASGGCNATATILGLLPLFEHGVLSGDEQIVVDVKVGSSEGGAGGGEASSHPERSGVVRPYAPTGHRHEAEIQQFLGVDVSFTVHAVDMVRGASATCHVFPDGPVSKGDLWGAYRGQYEDEPFVELVSGGGGVYRYPEPKAVAGTNRAEVGFELDPGNKRLVVFSAIDNMMKGSAGQAVHAANIALGIEETAGLEFQGLHPVGAP, encoded by the coding sequence ATGACATACTCGGCCAGCGTCGTGGGCGGCTCCGGGTTCACCGGCGGCGAGTTGCTTCGCCTCATCGACGGCCACCCCGAGTTCGAACTCGCCCAGGCCACCAGCCGCTCGAAGGAGAACAAGACCATCGGGAACACCCACCCGAACCTGCGCCACTCCGAGGTGCGCTTCTCGGACCCGGCAGAGCTCGAAAGCGTCAACGTCCTCTTTGCGGCGACGCCCCACGGCGTCTCGATGGAGCAGATAGACGCCTTCCAGGACGCCGCAGACACCGTCGTCGACCTCTCGGCTGACTTCCGCCTCGACTCGGAGGCCCAGTACGACGAGTGGTACGACGGCCACACCCGGCCGGAGCTGCTGGCCGACTCGGAGTACGCGCTGCCGGAGCTGAACCGCGAGAACCTCGCGGGTGCGGACCTCATCGCGTCGGGCGGATGCAACGCCACGGCGACGATTCTGGGCTTGCTCCCCCTCTTCGAGCACGGCGTCCTCTCCGGCGACGAGCAGATCGTCGTCGACGTGAAGGTCGGCTCGAGCGAGGGCGGCGCCGGCGGCGGCGAGGCCTCCTCACATCCGGAGCGCTCGGGCGTCGTCCGCCCGTACGCCCCGACGGGCCACCGCCACGAGGCCGAGATTCAGCAGTTCCTCGGCGTCGACGTCTCCTTTACCGTCCACGCCGTCGACATGGTCCGGGGCGCGAGCGCGACCTGTCACGTCTTCCCCGACGGCCCCGTTTCCAAGGGCGACCTCTGGGGCGCCTACCGGGGACAGTACGAAGACGAACCGTTCGTCGAACTGGTCTCGGGCGGTGGCGGCGTCTACCGCTACCCCGAACCGAAGGCCGTCGCGGGCACGAACCGCGCGGAGGTCGGCTTCGAACTCGACCCCGGGAACAAGCGCCTCGTGGTGTTCTCCGCCATCGACAACATGATGAAGGGGTCGGCCGGCCAGGCCGTCCACGCCGCCAACATCGCGCTCGGCATCGAGGAGACGGCGGGCCTGGAGTTCCAGGGGCTCCACCCCGTCGGCGCACCGTAA
- a CDS encoding acetylglutamate/acetylaminoadipate kinase, with protein sequence MTVVIKVGGARAVDPAGALADVASLVEQGNEVVVVHGGSTKVDETLERLGIEPEYVETPSGVVGRFTDETTMEVFEMAFGHLNTQLVAGLQSEGVDAVGLNGVDGKLLYGPRKSAVRVVEDGKKKIRRGDHSGTIKQVNGDLLESLLGDSYTPVVAPPMAGKDDDEIIPVNTDADRSAAAIAGELDATLVLLTDVSGVYEDPDDPDTLIESVETSDDWQALEAAAEGFMGRKIMAAEEALSGGSPEVVVADANADEPILSALDGDGTHIKAGAVTEEQ encoded by the coding sequence ATGACAGTCGTTATCAAAGTCGGCGGCGCTCGCGCGGTAGACCCCGCGGGCGCCCTCGCGGACGTCGCATCACTCGTCGAACAGGGCAACGAGGTCGTCGTGGTTCACGGCGGTTCCACCAAAGTCGACGAGACGCTCGAACGGCTCGGCATCGAACCGGAGTACGTCGAGACGCCAAGCGGCGTCGTCGGCCGCTTCACCGACGAGACGACGATGGAGGTGTTCGAGATGGCCTTCGGTCACCTCAACACCCAGCTGGTCGCCGGGCTCCAGAGCGAGGGTGTCGACGCCGTCGGACTGAACGGCGTCGACGGCAAACTGCTGTATGGCCCCCGCAAGTCCGCCGTCCGCGTCGTCGAGGACGGCAAGAAGAAGATTCGCCGGGGTGACCATTCGGGGACCATCAAGCAGGTCAACGGTGACCTCCTGGAGTCGCTGCTCGGGGATAGCTACACGCCCGTTGTGGCACCGCCGATGGCCGGCAAAGATGACGACGAAATCATCCCGGTCAACACCGACGCCGACCGCTCGGCTGCGGCCATCGCGGGCGAACTCGACGCCACGCTCGTCCTGCTGACCGACGTCTCCGGCGTCTACGAAGACCCGGACGACCCCGATACACTCATCGAATCCGTCGAGACGAGCGACGACTGGCAGGCGCTCGAAGCTGCCGCCGAGGGGTTCATGGGCCGGAAGATAATGGCCGCCGAGGAGGCCCTCTCGGGTGGTTCGCCCGAGGTCGTCGTCGCCGACGCCAACGCCGACGAGCCGATTCTGTCTGCGCTGGACGGTGACGGGACACATATCAAGGCCGGGGCTGTAACGGAGGAACAATGA